The Trichosurus vulpecula isolate mTriVul1 chromosome 3, mTriVul1.pri, whole genome shotgun sequence genome includes a window with the following:
- the LOC118840799 gene encoding protein SREK1IP1-like, giving the protein MTLPGGDKDNIRSGCKKCGYLGNLTFKCHNFLRVDLKKDKVLYVSSTSSEDSKENVEELNKLQTSPEKNTNEEEEKIKQKRKNKEKLKLKKKRKRPYSSSSSEEGTSKQKKQKSQKKGKKWQKKVKQKKGNITKKRKKKWK; this is encoded by the coding sequence ATGACCCTGCCAGGTGGCGACAAGGACAATATCAGATCTGGATGTAAAAAATGTGGCTATCTTGGTAACCTGACTTTTAAATGCCACAATTTTCTCCGAGTAGACCTCAAAAAAGACAAAGTTTTATATGTCAGCAGCACAAGTAGTGAAGACAGCAAGGAAAATGTTGAGGAACTCAATAAATTGCAGACTTCACCtgagaaaaatacaaatgaggaagaagaaaagataaaacaaaaaagaaaaaacaaagagaaacttaaattgaaaaagaaaaggaaaaggcctTATTCATCTAGTTCTAGTGAAGAAggcacttcaaaacaaaagaaacagaaatcccagaagaaaggaaagaaatggcagaaaaaagtaaaacaaaaaaagggaaacatcacaaaaaagagaaaaaaaaagtggaaataa